In Geobacillus kaustophilus, a genomic segment contains:
- a CDS encoding ABC transporter permease: MQSAVDVKGQTTAVEAKRVQKRRGTWQLHVMLLPALIIVLIFQYVPMLGLVMAFQDYEPWLGFLHSPWVGLEHFKTMFEYEDARQVIWNTLVISTLKIIFNLGVPLAFALLLNEVYVMKFKRTVQTIVYLPHFLSWVILGGILIDMLSPEGGIVNRFLSVFGVEPIFFLGDNDWFRTVVVVTDVWKECGFNTIVFLAALTSINPSLYEAAIVDGANRWQQTIYITLPSMLPIIIVVGTLSLGNILNAGFDQILNLYNPLVYKTGDIIDTYVYRVGLLNGDFSYATAVGLFKSVISFILVVTGYRLAYKYANYKIF; this comes from the coding sequence ATGCAGTCGGCCGTCGATGTCAAAGGACAAACAACAGCGGTGGAAGCAAAGAGAGTTCAGAAAAGAAGAGGAACGTGGCAGTTGCATGTTATGTTGCTTCCTGCCCTCATCATTGTGTTGATTTTTCAATATGTTCCGATGCTAGGACTGGTCATGGCTTTTCAAGATTATGAGCCTTGGCTTGGCTTTTTGCATTCTCCTTGGGTTGGTCTCGAGCATTTTAAAACGATGTTTGAATATGAAGACGCTCGTCAAGTAATCTGGAACACATTGGTCATTTCAACATTAAAAATCATCTTTAACCTCGGTGTGCCTTTGGCGTTTGCGTTGCTTCTCAACGAAGTATACGTGATGAAGTTTAAGCGGACGGTTCAAACGATCGTGTATTTGCCGCACTTTTTGTCATGGGTGATTCTAGGCGGGATTTTGATTGACATGCTTTCTCCTGAAGGGGGGATTGTCAATCGTTTTTTGTCGGTATTCGGGGTTGAACCTATTTTCTTTCTCGGAGATAACGATTGGTTTCGTACCGTTGTTGTCGTTACAGATGTGTGGAAAGAATGCGGATTTAACACGATTGTATTTTTAGCTGCCCTTACTTCAATTAACCCGTCGTTGTATGAAGCGGCTATCGTGGATGGAGCCAACAGGTGGCAACAAACAATTTATATCACATTGCCTTCCATGTTGCCGATCATCATTGTGGTTGGAACGTTGTCGCTCGGAAACATTTTAAATGCCGGATTTGATCAAATTTTAAACTTGTACAATCCGCTTGTTTACAAAACGGGTGATATCATCGATACGTATGTTTACCGTGTCGGCCTTTTGAATGGGGATTTTAGTTATGCTACAGCCGTTGGACTGTTTAAATCCGTCATCAGTTTTATTCTCGTGGTCACAGGGTATCGTCTCGCTTATAAGTATGCCAACTATAAAATCTTCTAA
- a CDS encoding polysaccharide deacetylase family protein, whose protein sequence is MIEHVETPHKLVALTFDDGPNPVYTLNVLEILEEVSGKATFFMIGSQMEKHPEVVKAVKAQGHEIGNHTYSHANLTSLTEDEALREMEWMDVIITEMTGVKAAIFRPPYLDYNATVVSMCNHFGYQMIGALNTDARDWEQPGVDYIVRKSRPHIKNGSILLFHDGFGDRSQTIEAVNILVSELYSQGYKLVTVSELLELQAGSR, encoded by the coding sequence ATGATTGAACATGTAGAGACGCCGCACAAATTGGTCGCCCTGACGTTTGATGATGGACCGAATCCGGTTTATACATTGAACGTATTGGAGATATTGGAGGAAGTATCTGGAAAGGCGACCTTTTTTATGATCGGAAGCCAGATGGAGAAGCATCCGGAAGTTGTAAAGGCGGTCAAGGCGCAAGGGCATGAAATTGGCAATCATACGTATTCTCACGCTAACCTCACTTCTCTAACGGAAGATGAGGCTTTGAGAGAAATGGAGTGGATGGATGTCATCATTACCGAGATGACTGGAGTGAAGGCTGCGATTTTCCGTCCTCCTTATCTTGACTACAATGCAACTGTTGTTTCGATGTGCAACCATTTCGGCTACCAAATGATCGGTGCGCTCAATACGGATGCCCGAGACTGGGAACAACCAGGAGTTGATTATATTGTTCGGAAGAGTCGCCCCCATATAAAAAACGGGAGCATCTTGCTCTTTCATGACGGATTCGGAGATCGTTCACAAACGATCGAGGCTGTCAATATACTCGTATCCGAATTGTATTCGCAAGGTTACAAATTGGTCACGGTCAGCGAATTGTTGGAGCTGCAAGCTGGAAGCAGATGA
- a CDS encoding endo-1,4-beta-xylanase, translating into MNSSLPSLRDVFANDFYIGAAVNPVTIEMQKQLLIDHVNSITAENHMKFEHLQPEEGKFTFQEADRIVDFACSHRMAVRGHTLVWHNQTPDWVFQDGQGHFVSRDVLLERMKCHISTVVRRYKGKIYCWDVINEAVADEGDELLRPSKWRQIIGDDFMEQAFLYAYEADPDALLFYNDYNECFPEKREKIFALVKSLRDKGIPIHGIGMQAHWSLTRPSLDEIRAAIERYASLGVVLHITELDVSMFEFHDRRTDLAAPTSEMIERQAERYGQIFALFKEYRDVIQSVTFWGIADDHTWLDNFPVHGRKNWPLLFDEQHKPKPAFWRAVSV; encoded by the coding sequence ATGAACAGCTCCCTCCCCTCCCTCCGCGATGTATTCGCGAATGATTTCTACATCGGGGCGGCGGTCAATCCTGTGACGATCGAGATGCAAAAACAGTTGTTGATCGATCATGTCAACAGTATTACGGCAGAGAACCATATGAAGTTTGAGCATCTTCAGCCGGAAGAAGGGAAATTTACCTTTCAGGAAGCGGATCGGATTGTGGATTTTGCTTGTTCGCACCGAATGGCGGTTCGAGGGCACACACTTGTATGGCACAACCAGACTCCGGATTGGGTGTTTCAAGATGGTCAAGGCCATTTCGTCAGTCGGGATGTGTTGCTTGAGCGGATGAAATGTCACATTTCAACTGTTGTACGGCGATACAAGGGAAAAATATATTGTTGGGATGTCATCAACGAAGCGGTAGCCGACGAAGGAGACGAATTGTTGAGGCCGTCGAAGTGGCGACAAATCATCGGGGACGATTTTATGGAACAAGCATTTCTCTACGCTTATGAAGCTGACCCAGATGCACTGCTTTTTTACAATGACTATAATGAATGTTTTCCGGAAAAGAGAGAAAAAATTTTTGCACTTGTCAAATCGCTGCGTGATAAAGGCATTCCGATTCATGGCATCGGGATGCAAGCGCATTGGAGTTTGACTCGCCCGTCGCTTGATGAAATTCGTGCGGCCATTGAACGATATGCGTCCCTTGGTGTTGTTCTTCATATTACGGAACTCGATGTATCCATGTTTGAATTTCACGATCGTCGAACCGATTTGGCAGCTCCAACGTCAGAAATGATCGAGCGGCAGGCAGAGCGGTATGGGCAAATTTTTGCTTTGTTTAAGGAGTATCGCGATGTTATTCAAAGTGTCACATTTTGGGGAATTGCTGATGACCATACATGGCTCGATAACTTTCCAGTGCACGGGAGAAAAAACTGGCCGCTTTTGTTCGATGAACAGCATAAACCGAAACCAGCTTTTTGGCGGGCAGTGAGTGTCTGA
- a CDS encoding glycoside hydrolase family 52 protein has product MPTNVFFNAHHSPVGAFASFTLGFPGKSGGLDLELARPPRQNVFIGVESPHEPGLYHILPFAETAGEDESKRYDIENPDPNPQKPNILIPFAKERIEREFRVATDTWKAGDLTLTIYSPVKAVPDPETASEEELKLALVPAVIVEMTIDNTNGTRTRRAFFGFEGTDPYTSMRRIDDTCPQLRGVGQGRILGIASKDEGVRSALHFSMEDILTATLEENWTFGLGKVGALIADVPAGEKKTYQFAVCFYRGGCVTAGMDASYFYTRFFRNIEEVGLYALEQAEVLKEQAFRSNELIEKEWLSDDQKFMMAHAIRSYYGNTQLLEHEGKPIWVVNEGEYRMMNTFDLTVDQLFFELKMNPWTVKNVLDFYVERYSYEDRVRFPGDETEYPGGISFTHDMGVANTFSRPHYSSYELYGISGCFSHMTHEQLVNWVLCAAVYIEQTKDWAWRDRRLTILEQCLESMVRRDHPDPEKRNGVMGLDSTRTMGGAEITTYDSLDVSLGQARNNLYLAGKCWAAYVALEKLFRDVGKEELAALAREQAEKCAATIVSHVTEDGYIPAVMGEGNDSKIIPAIEGLVFPYFTNCHEALREDGRFGDYIRALRQHLQYVLREGICLFPDGGWKISSTSNNSWLSKIYLCQFIARRILGWEWDEQGKRADAAHVAWLTHPTLSIWSWSDQIIAGEISGSKYYPRGVTSILWLEEGE; this is encoded by the coding sequence ATGCCAACCAATGTATTTTTCAACGCCCATCACTCGCCGGTTGGGGCGTTTGCCAGCTTTACGCTAGGATTCCCAGGAAAAAGCGGAGGACTAGATTTGGAACTTGCCCGACCGCCACGGCAAAATGTCTTTATTGGCGTTGAGTCGCCGCATGAGCCGGGGCTGTATCATATCCTTCCATTCGCGGAAACAGCAGGCGAGGATGAAAGCAAACGATATGACATTGAAAATCCTGATCCGAATCCGCAAAAACCAAACATCCTGATTCCATTTGCGAAAGAGCGGATCGAACGCGAATTTCGCGTTGCGACGGATACATGGAAAGCCGGGGACTTGACGTTGACCATTTATTCACCGGTGAAGGCCGTACCAGATCCGGAAACGGCCTCCGAGGAAGAGCTTAAGCTGGCGTTGGTCCCAGCTGTCATTGTTGAGATGACGATCGATAATACGAACGGAACAAGAACACGACGGGCGTTTTTCGGATTCGAAGGCACTGACCCGTATACCTCGATGCGGCGGATCGATGATACATGCCCGCAGCTGCGCGGGGTCGGTCAAGGGCGGATTTTGGGCATTGCATCCAAGGACGAGGGCGTTCGCTCAGCGCTGCATTTTAGCATGGAGGATATCTTAACGGCGACTCTCGAAGAAAACTGGACGTTTGGGCTCGGGAAAGTCGGTGCATTAATTGCGGATGTGCCGGCGGGAGAAAAGAAAACGTATCAATTTGCTGTTTGCTTCTATCGTGGAGGTTGTGTGACGGCGGGAATGGATGCCTCTTATTTTTACACCCGTTTCTTCCGTAATATCGAAGAAGTCGGTCTTTATGCGTTAGAGCAGGCCGAGGTGTTAAAGGAGCAGGCGTTCCGTTCGAATGAACTCATTGAAAAAGAATGGCTCTCCGATGATCAAAAGTTTATGATGGCGCACGCGATCCGCAGCTACTATGGCAATACACAGCTGCTTGAGCATGAAGGAAAGCCGATTTGGGTCGTCAATGAAGGCGAGTACCGGATGATGAATACGTTTGATCTCACCGTCGACCAGCTCTTTTTTGAATTGAAAATGAATCCGTGGACGGTGAAAAATGTGCTTGACTTCTATGTCGAGCGCTACAGCTATGAGGATCGTGTCCGTTTCCCAGGAGATGAGACGGAATATCCCGGCGGCATCAGCTTCACTCACGATATGGGAGTCGCCAACACGTTCTCACGCCCGCATTACTCGTCATATGAGCTATACGGGATCAGCGGTTGCTTTTCACATATGACGCACGAACAGCTCGTCAACTGGGTGCTTTGCGCGGCGGTATACATCGAACAAACGAAAGACTGGGCATGGCGCGACCGGCGGCTTACGATCTTGGAACAATGTCTCGAAAGCATGGTGCGCCGCGATCATCCGGATCCAGAAAAGCGGAACGGCGTGATGGGGCTTGACAGCACCCGCACCATGGGTGGAGCGGAAATCACAACGTATGATAGTTTGGATGTTTCTCTTGGCCAGGCGCGCAACAATTTATATTTGGCAGGAAAATGTTGGGCTGCCTATGTGGCACTTGAAAAGTTGTTCCGCGATGTCGGCAAAGAAGAACTGGCTGCATTGGCAAGGGAGCAGGCGGAAAAATGCGCCGCGACGATTGTCAGTCACGTGACGGAGGACGGGTATATCCCAGCCGTGATGGGAGAAGGAAATGACTCGAAAATCATTCCGGCTATTGAGGGGCTTGTGTTTCCTTACTTTACGAACTGCCATGAGGCGTTAAGAGAAGACGGACGTTTTGGAGACTATATTCGTGCACTGCGACAACATTTGCAATATGTGTTGCGGGAAGGAATTTGCCTATTCCCGGACGGGGGATGGAAAATTTCCTCGACAAGCAACAACTCGTGGTTGAGCAAAATTTACTTATGCCAGTTTATTGCCCGCCGCATTTTAGGGTGGGAATGGGATGAACAAGGAAAACGAGCTGATGCGGCTCATGTTGCGTGGCTCACGCATCCGACGCTCTCCATTTGGAGTTGGAGCGACCAAATTATCGCTGGCGAAATCAGCGGCAGCAAATACTACCCGCGCGGCGTGACGAGCATTTTATGGTTGGAGGAGGGGGAATGA
- a CDS encoding carbohydrate ABC transporter permease: MHHHYQKSLSYKLFTVFNYTLLTIIAVLCLLPLIHILAVSFSGSAAATANLVGLWPVDFTLDAYEKTIGNENFLRSLWNSFLRVVLGTVISMGVMLCAAYPLSKSDDAFRGRKLYMWIFVFTMLFHGGLVPTYMVVTKLGLTDTIWALILPPAVSAFNLILLVNFFRTSVPKSLEEAALMDGANHFKIFWKIYLPISVPAIATISLFTMVFHWNSWFDGLIYMSDVKHYPLSTFLQTIIVQQDFTKMSVDAETLKNLSERTVKAAQIFIAALPMLIVYPFVQKFFVKGIVLGAEKE; encoded by the coding sequence ATGCATCATCACTACCAAAAAAGCTTGTCTTATAAACTATTCACTGTGTTTAACTATACTCTTTTAACGATCATTGCCGTTCTTTGCCTTTTGCCTCTCATACATATTTTAGCCGTCTCATTCAGCGGCAGTGCAGCGGCGACCGCTAATCTGGTCGGACTGTGGCCAGTTGACTTTACGTTGGACGCTTATGAGAAAACGATTGGGAATGAAAATTTTTTGCGTTCCCTTTGGAATTCGTTTTTGCGTGTTGTATTGGGAACAGTCATTTCCATGGGAGTCATGTTATGCGCTGCCTATCCGCTGTCCAAAAGCGACGACGCCTTTCGCGGCCGGAAACTCTATATGTGGATTTTTGTGTTTACGATGTTGTTCCATGGCGGTCTCGTTCCGACTTATATGGTGGTGACGAAGCTCGGGTTGACAGATACGATTTGGGCGTTGATTTTACCGCCAGCTGTCAGCGCCTTTAACTTAATTTTGCTTGTGAACTTTTTCCGAACTTCGGTGCCGAAATCGCTTGAAGAGGCCGCTTTAATGGATGGCGCAAATCATTTCAAGATTTTTTGGAAAATTTATTTGCCGATTTCGGTGCCTGCCATTGCGACGATTTCGCTCTTTACGATGGTTTTTCATTGGAACTCATGGTTTGATGGGTTGATTTATATGTCCGATGTGAAACATTACCCGTTATCTACGTTCTTACAAACGATTATTGTTCAACAGGATTTTACGAAAATGAGCGTCGATGCAGAAACATTGAAAAACTTATCTGAACGGACAGTGAAGGCGGCACAAATCTTCATCGCAGCTTTGCCGATGCTGATTGTTTATCCGTTTGTGCAAAAGTTTTTTGTGAAAGGGATTGTGTTGGGGGCGGAAAAAGAGTAA
- a CDS encoding aldose epimerase family protein, with product MRIRKETWSRFNGKEVLLFTLTNDRGMELSATNYGCIVTDLRVPDRNGNIENVVLGFGRFEPYVENAPYFGAVIGRVAGRIRGASFELEGVTYRLAKNEHNNHLHGGPNGFHRVLWQAEPVQRDDAVGVVFSYTSPDGEEGYPGTVHVQVEYWLNNDNEWIVTHRARSDKTTLVNLTNHTYFNLSGNGKRDILDHTLTIQSSRVLELNEELIPTGRILDVAGTPFDLRQGKVIREAVESGHPQIELVGGGYDHPFWLDRHHDKEIVLSDPKSGRVLTVETDEVGVVVYTSNQLPEGLDLGGVSSRKYLGICLETQGLPDAIHHPQFPSIVLPAGQERASTTVYRFGII from the coding sequence TTGCGGATTAGGAAAGAAACATGGTCTCGTTTCAACGGAAAAGAAGTTCTTTTATTTACGTTGACAAACGACCGCGGCATGGAACTGTCGGCGACAAACTACGGATGCATCGTGACGGACCTCCGCGTTCCCGACCGGAACGGCAACATCGAAAATGTCGTGCTCGGGTTTGGACGATTTGAACCGTATGTTGAGAACGCCCCTTATTTCGGCGCCGTGATCGGCCGGGTGGCGGGGCGCATTCGCGGGGCGAGCTTTGAGCTTGAGGGCGTCACGTACCGGTTGGCGAAAAACGAACACAACAACCACTTGCACGGCGGACCGAACGGATTCCATCGTGTGCTTTGGCAGGCCGAGCCCGTTCAGCGCGACGATGCGGTGGGGGTCGTCTTTTCGTACACAAGCCCAGACGGGGAGGAAGGGTACCCGGGAACGGTTCATGTTCAAGTGGAATATTGGCTGAACAATGACAACGAATGGATCGTCACACACCGGGCTCGTTCGGACAAAACGACGCTCGTCAATTTGACGAACCATACGTATTTCAACCTAAGCGGCAACGGCAAGCGCGATATATTGGACCACACGCTGACAATCCAAAGCTCGCGCGTGCTCGAGTTGAATGAGGAGCTGATTCCGACGGGCCGCATCTTGGATGTCGCTGGTACGCCGTTTGACTTGCGGCAAGGAAAGGTGATCCGGGAGGCGGTCGAATCCGGGCATCCGCAAATTGAACTCGTCGGCGGGGGTTATGACCATCCGTTTTGGCTCGATCGGCATCATGACAAAGAGATTGTGCTTTCCGACCCGAAGAGCGGGCGAGTGTTGACGGTGGAGACGGACGAAGTCGGCGTGGTGGTGTATACATCGAACCAGCTGCCGGAAGGGTTGGATCTAGGCGGCGTGTCGTCGCGGAAATATTTAGGCATCTGCCTGGAAACGCAAGGGCTGCCGGATGCGATCCATCATCCGCAGTTTCCGTCGATCGTATTGCCGGCTGGCCAAGAGCGAGCATCAACGACGGTCTATCGATTTGGCATCATTTGA
- a CDS encoding alpha-glucuronidase family glycosyl hydrolase produces the protein MTAGYEPCWLRYERKDQYSRLRFEEIVAKRTSPIFQAAVEELQKGLRSMMEIEPQVVQEVNETANSIWLGTLEDEEFERPLEGTLVHPEGYVIRSDVDDGPFRIYIIGKTDAGVLYGVFHFLRLLQMGENIAQLSIIEQPKNRLRMINHWDNMDGSIERGYAGRSIFFVADQFVKQNQRIKDYARLLASVGINAISINNVNVHKTETKLITDHFLPDVAEVADIFRTYGIKTFLSINYASPIEIGGLPTADPLDPEVRRWWKETAKRIYQYIPDFGGFVVKADSEFRPGPFTYGRDHAEGANMLAEALAPFGGLVIWRCFVYNCQQDWRDRTTDRAKAAYDHFKPLDGQFRENVILQIKNGPMDFQVREPVSPLFGAMPKTNQMMEVQITQEYTGQQKHLCFLIPQWKETLEFDTYAKGKGSKVKKVIDGSLFDYRYSGIAGVSNIGNDPNWTGHTLAQANLYGFGRLAWNPDLSAEEIANEWVVQTFGDDSRVVETISWMLLSSWRIYENYTSPLGVGWMVNPGHHYGPNVDGYEYSHWGTYHYADRDGIGVDRTVATGTGYTAQYFPENAAMYESLDTCPDELLLFFHHVPYTHRLHSGETVIQHIYNTHFEGVEQAKQLRKRWEQLKGKIDEKRYHDVLERLTIQVEHAKEWRDVINTYFYRKSGIDDQYGRKIYR, from the coding sequence ATGACGGCGGGATACGAACCTTGTTGGCTGCGGTATGAGCGGAAGGATCAATATAGTCGATTACGGTTTGAGGAGATTGTGGCGAAAAGAACATCGCCAATTTTTCAAGCAGCCGTGGAAGAACTCCAAAAAGGGCTTCGTTCGATGATGGAGATTGAGCCGCAAGTGGTGCAGGAAGTAAATGAAACAGCTAATTCGATTTGGCTTGGGACGCTTGAAGATGAAGAGTTCGAGCGACCATTAGAGGGAACGCTTGTTCATCCTGAAGGGTATGTGATTCGATCGGATGTCGACGATGGCCCGTTCCGTATCTACATTATTGGGAAAACAGATGCTGGTGTGTTGTATGGTGTCTTTCATTTCCTCCGATTATTGCAAATGGGTGAGAACATCGCCCAACTGTCCATCATCGAGCAGCCAAAAAACCGGTTGCGCATGATCAATCATTGGGACAATATGGATGGCAGCATTGAGCGTGGATATGCTGGTCGGTCGATTTTCTTTGTCGCTGACCAGTTTGTGAAACAAAACCAACGGATAAAAGATTATGCACGATTGCTTGCTTCTGTGGGTATTAACGCCATCTCCATCAACAATGTCAATGTACACAAAACCGAAACGAAACTCATCACCGATCACTTTTTGCCTGACGTGGCGGAAGTAGCGGATATCTTCCGAACCTACGGAATCAAAACATTTTTAAGTATCAACTACGCAAGCCCGATTGAGATTGGCGGGCTTCCAACAGCAGATCCGCTTGATCCCGAGGTGCGAAGGTGGTGGAAGGAAACGGCGAAACGTATTTATCAATATATTCCTGATTTTGGCGGCTTTGTAGTCAAAGCGGATTCCGAGTTTCGTCCTGGTCCCTTTACGTATGGGCGCGATCACGCGGAAGGAGCAAACATGTTGGCGGAAGCGTTAGCGCCGTTTGGGGGGCTCGTCATTTGGAGATGTTTTGTTTATAACTGCCAGCAGGATTGGCGCGATCGGACGACCGATCGGGCAAAAGCCGCATATGATCACTTTAAGCCATTGGATGGACAGTTTCGCGAGAATGTCATCTTGCAAATTAAAAACGGCCCAATGGATTTTCAAGTAAGGGAGCCGGTTTCTCCGTTATTTGGCGCCATGCCGAAAACCAATCAAATGATGGAGGTTCAAATCACCCAGGAATATACAGGACAGCAAAAACATTTATGCTTCTTGATTCCACAGTGGAAAGAAACGCTTGAATTTGATACGTATGCGAAGGGCAAAGGGTCGAAAGTAAAAAAGGTAATTGATGGCTCGCTATTTGACTATCGATACAGCGGGATCGCAGGGGTATCTAATATTGGCAATGACCCAAACTGGACTGGGCATACGTTGGCGCAAGCAAACTTGTATGGATTTGGGCGGCTCGCTTGGAATCCGGATTTGTCTGCCGAAGAAATTGCCAACGAATGGGTTGTGCAAACGTTTGGGGATGATTCACGAGTCGTCGAGACGATCAGTTGGATGCTTCTATCTTCGTGGAGAATTTATGAAAACTACACCTCTCCGCTTGGCGTCGGCTGGATGGTGAACCCAGGGCACCATTATGGTCCTAATGTGGATGGATATGAATATTCGCATTGGGGGACGTACCATTATGCCGACCGCGACGGGATCGGTGTTGACCGGACGGTTGCTACGGGAACAGGATATACGGCACAATACTTTCCAGAAAATGCAGCGATGTATGAGTCGCTCGACACTTGTCCGGATGAGCTGCTCTTGTTTTTCCATCACGTTCCGTACACTCATCGGCTGCATTCAGGGGAAACGGTCATTCAACATATTTACAATACTCATTTTGAAGGGGTTGAGCAGGCGAAACAGCTGCGGAAACGATGGGAACAACTGAAAGGGAAAATCGACGAAAAACGGTATCATGATGTATTGGAACGATTGACGATCCAAGTGGAACATGCTAAAGAATGGCGAGATGTCATCAATACGTACTTTTACCGGAAGTCAGGAATAGACGACCAATACGGGCGGAAAATTTATCGGTGA
- a CDS encoding extracellular solute-binding protein — MLKKAFAALTATALAVGMLAGCTDSQSSSSSGSGGDSKEKNGVVTITTVRTLKDDTKFREGEDLNNNPITRWSEKELGIKWKTLWTAPNDEQYHNKIRLALSSGQKLPDVFKVSDGQLINDLIRSGKVMPVDEAIEKYASPRLKKIYEQFPEAFYPATVDGKRYGIPRFSGGNGSDSLLWIRKDWLDKLGLQPPKTIEDLEKIMDAFVNKDPDGNGKKDTIGLTLASKNGLATWLADGSFIFGAYGNYEPGSWSKGEDGKLVYGSVQPSMKKALAKLNEWYQKGYLDKEVGILDEQTAIKSFVAGKSGIISAPPWAAGWPIADALKNNPGAVVEPYPLPSGPDGKIGRRGEGLVTGMFLFSKDFKHMDKFFQYLDEAYAYVYNDSKYFKYGLAEGYDYVMKNGKPVYDDKEIPGGRLDPGAYFITEAIPTVPYMLYDLVEELYTTKRQPKNAYEYTRIVSLGESFMKAATIVNQQNQYRIENEFTGPPTKTMQKRGEFLTKMERETFANIIYGRAPLSAFDDFVKKWEESGGEEITKEVNEWYQSVKGAK; from the coding sequence ATGCTAAAGAAAGCGTTTGCGGCTTTGACCGCAACTGCATTGGCGGTTGGAATGCTTGCGGGATGTACAGACAGCCAATCTTCTTCGTCCAGTGGATCTGGAGGAGATTCGAAAGAGAAAAATGGCGTTGTAACCATTACAACTGTCCGCACATTAAAGGATGATACGAAATTTCGAGAGGGGGAGGATTTGAACAACAATCCTATCACACGTTGGTCAGAAAAAGAGTTAGGAATTAAATGGAAAACGTTGTGGACAGCTCCAAATGATGAACAGTATCATAATAAAATTCGCTTAGCTTTATCATCCGGACAAAAACTGCCTGACGTATTTAAAGTGTCAGACGGGCAGTTGATCAATGATTTAATTCGTTCTGGAAAAGTAATGCCAGTCGATGAAGCGATTGAGAAATATGCGTCACCGAGATTGAAAAAGATTTATGAGCAATTTCCGGAAGCGTTTTATCCGGCGACTGTCGATGGAAAGCGCTACGGAATTCCACGGTTCTCTGGGGGCAATGGTTCCGATTCCTTGCTTTGGATTCGCAAAGACTGGCTTGATAAGTTAGGTCTTCAGCCGCCTAAAACAATCGAAGATCTCGAGAAAATCATGGACGCGTTTGTCAACAAAGACCCTGACGGCAATGGGAAAAAGGATACGATTGGCTTGACGCTGGCCAGCAAAAACGGATTGGCGACTTGGTTGGCCGACGGAAGCTTTATTTTCGGTGCTTATGGCAACTATGAACCTGGTTCATGGTCAAAAGGCGAAGATGGGAAGCTTGTTTACGGGTCGGTACAGCCGTCTATGAAAAAAGCGTTGGCTAAGCTGAATGAATGGTATCAAAAAGGATACTTGGACAAAGAAGTTGGTATTTTGGACGAACAGACGGCGATCAAAAGCTTTGTCGCTGGAAAATCGGGAATCATTTCTGCTCCTCCTTGGGCTGCTGGATGGCCAATCGCAGATGCGTTGAAAAATAATCCAGGAGCCGTTGTGGAACCATACCCACTGCCGAGTGGTCCGGATGGCAAAATCGGCCGGCGTGGCGAGGGATTGGTTACAGGCATGTTTTTGTTCAGCAAAGACTTTAAACATATGGATAAATTCTTCCAATACTTAGATGAAGCATACGCCTATGTGTATAATGACTCGAAATATTTTAAATACGGGTTGGCGGAAGGTTATGACTATGTGATGAAGAACGGCAAGCCCGTTTATGATGACAAGGAAATTCCAGGAGGAAGATTGGATCCAGGGGCTTATTTCATTACGGAAGCCATTCCGACCGTTCCGTACATGCTGTATGATCTAGTCGAGGAGTTGTATACAACGAAGCGTCAGCCGAAAAACGCCTATGAGTATACACGAATTGTATCTTTAGGTGAGTCGTTTATGAAAGCGGCTACAATCGTCAACCAACAAAATCAATACCGCATTGAAAACGAGTTTACAGGCCCGCCCACTAAAACGATGCAAAAACGCGGAGAGTTTTTGACGAAAATGGAACGTGAAACGTTTGCCAACATCATTTACGGACGGGCGCCGCTCAGTGCATTCGATGACTTCGTGAAAAAATGGGAAGAATCTGGAGGCGAAGAAATAACAAAAGAAGTGAATGAATGGTATCAATCGGTAAAAGGAGCAAAGTAG